Proteins found in one Salvia splendens isolate huo1 chromosome 10, SspV2, whole genome shotgun sequence genomic segment:
- the LOC121750575 gene encoding uncharacterized protein LOC121750575, with amino-acid sequence MSKTTALCRFLLRRRTLFTNPRFCSHTFPPSPPPPSSIFATPITRNYSSNFLDLSPTARLAAAERAFDEIEEQATREREANRKAGVAVAGDEDEEDYLGVGPLIERLEKRNAKDKVSELNQHEEATDSDSEPEDEEAINMRSEVFEKKFNQFEKFLDNFSKAENFDDAFKWMKRIDEFEEKHFALRPEYRVIGELMNKLRVAEGKDKFLLQVKLNRALRLAEARDAFDPNDPANYGIIEREDVGAAGDRVEERDMEEDQESKEIEGKIDGLEFDDLKQKDNKFMEKINEIDKKLEEKLAELDYTFGKKGKLLEEEIRDLAEERNSLIEQKRQPLYRKGFDVRLVDVNRTCKVTKGGQVIKYTAMLACGNYNGVIGFAKAKAPAVPIALQKAYEKCFQNLHYVERHEDHTIAHAIQTSYKKTKVYLWPAPTQAGMKAGRTVEIILCLAGFKNVKSKVVGSRNPHNTVKAVFKALNAIETPKDVQEKFGRTVVESYLL; translated from the exons ATGAGCAAAACGACGGCCCTGTGCCgcttcctcctccgccgccgcactCTCTTTACCAACCCGAGATTTTGCAGCCACACATTCCCCCCCTCCCCTCCTCCGCCAAGCTCCATTTTCGCCACTCCTATCACTCGAAATTACAGCTCCAATTTCCTCGATTTATCCCCAACTGCCCGCCTCGCCGCCGCGGAGCGCGCGTTCGACGAGATCGAAGAGCAAGCGACCAGGGAGAGGGAGGCGAACAGAAAAGCAGGGGTTGCAGTCGCTGGcgatgaagatgaagaggatTATTTGGGAGTTGGTCCGCTTATTGAGAGATTGGAGAAGCGGAATGCGAAAGATAAGGTGTCCGAGCTGAATCAGCACGAGGAGGCGACTGATTCGGATTCTGAACCGGAAGATGAGGAAGCGATTAACATGCGTTCGGAAGTGTTTGAGAAGAAGTTCAACCAGTTTGAGAAATTCCTTGATAATTTTTCTAAAGCTG AAAACTTTGATGATGCATTTAAATGGATGAAAAGAATTGATGAATTTGAGGAGAAGCATTTTGCGTTGAGGCCGGAGTATCGGGTAATAGGGGAGTTGATGAATAAGTTGAGAGTAGCTGAAGGAAAGGATAAATTTCTTCTTCAAGTTAAGTTGAATAGGGCTCTGAGATTGGCGGAGGCGAGGGACGCCTTTGATCCAAATGATCCAGCCAATTATGGGATCATTGAGCGTGAAGATGTTGGTGCGGCTGGGGATCGTGTTGAGGAGCGTGACATGGAGGAGGATCAAGAATCAAAAGAAATCGAAGGGAAAATTGATGGATTGGAGTTTGATGATCTGAAACAGAAGGATAATAAATTTATGGAAAAGATCAATGAAATAGATAAAAAACTTGAGGAGAAACTGGCAGAATTGGATTATACTTTTGGAAAGAAGGGGAAACTATTGGAGGAGGAAATTAGAGATCTAGCTGAAGAGAGGAACTCATTGATCGAGCAGAAGAGACAGCCTCTTTATAGGAAG GGTTTTGATGTTAGGCTGGTCGATGTGAATAGAACATGTAAAGTTACAAAG GGTGGACAAGTTATCAAATACACTGCAATGTTAGCTTGTGGGAACTACAATGGTGTTATTGGTTTTGCTAAAGCAAAGGCACCTGCAGTTCCGATTGCACTTCAAAAG GCATATGAGAAGTGCTTTCAGAATCTGCACTATGTAGAGCGACATGAAGATCACACAATTGCACATGCAATTCAGACATCATATAAAAAGACAAAG GTGTATCTTTGGCCAGCTCCTACACAAGCAGGGATGAAGGCAGGCAGAACTGTGGAGATAATTCTTTGCTTAGCTGGTTTCAAGAATGTGAAATCAAAG GTTGTTGGCTCAAGGAATCCCCATAACACTGTGAAGGCTGTCTTCAAGGCTTTAAATGCG attgaaACTCCCAAAGATGTTCAAGAAAAGTTTGGCCGGACTGTGGTTGAATCATATTTACTGTGA